In one Epinephelus lanceolatus isolate andai-2023 chromosome 19, ASM4190304v1, whole genome shotgun sequence genomic region, the following are encoded:
- the LOC117269514 gene encoding myb-related transcription factor, partner of profilin-like translates to MERKRTRKPNWTEEQCLLLAQLINEHKSVLRGKFSPSVTVQAKKQAWDTIAQQINASFPLVVRTSEDCEKRWYVLQSKAKEEIAAQKREASRTGGGPPSKQLSQVAETVFDILGQSEVGITGLREGIDSSMLQAIEMQQCMERSEEPGPSTSQVYDHQTESSLPAAAAQTPSLPAAPAAPTPSLQDRRLELMMDVLTQQKRVLCLQEEYYRLKIQFLKNKLSDK, encoded by the exons atggagagaaaaagaacaagaaaaccCAACTGGACCGAGGAACAGTGTTTGCTTTTGGCTCAATTGATCAATGAGCATAAAAGTGTTTTGAGGGGTAAATTTAGCCCCAGTGTCACAGTGCAAGCCAAGAAGCAAGCCTGGGACACTATAGCACAACAGATAAATGCCTCCTTTCCGTTGGTTGTGCGCACAAGTGAGGATTGCGAGAAGCGGTGGTATGTGTTGCAGTCAAAAGCAAAAGAGGAGATTGCGGCACAAAAACGTGAAGCTTCACGCACAG GGGGTGGACCACCTTCTAAGCAGCTGTCCCAGGTTGCAGAAACAGTATTTGATATACTGGGGCAGTCAGAAGTTGGCATCACCGGGCTGAGGGAAGGCATTGACTCCTCAATGTTGCAGGCCATTGAAATGCAACAATG CATGGAGCGATCAGAGGAACCGGGCCCCTCAACATCACAGGTGTACGACCATCAGACAGAGTCCAGCCTGCCCGCTGCTGCCGCTCAAACACCATCCCTGCCTGCTGCACCTGCTGCTCCAACACCATCCCTGCAGGACAGAAGATTAGAGTTGATGATGGATGTCTTAACGCAGCAGAAAAGAGTTCTCTGCCTACAGGAGGAGTACTATAGACTGAAAATTCAGTtcctaaaaaataaattgaGTGACAAATAG